The genomic segment ACTTTACAGATATGGTTGTGGTAGCCGATCAGCAGGTCAATCCAGCAATTGTGGACTTTGCAAAATCCAAAGATATTCAGGTGTTTGAACCTAATGGTGATCAGGACTATGACGCTTTTGGCGAAGTATATGATCAATTTGCTCCTGTGGAAGTGGAAGCATAAAGCGGGCAGATATACCCTAGTGAAACAAACAGACAATCAAATAAAAGAGGCTATTTCACCAGAGATAGCCTCTTTTATTTTAGGACCGGCTTCCCTAGAAGCCATATCTTTATGATCAAGGGCACGCCAGGTATTTCAGATTATCGTGGGTAAAATGTTATCTTCGCGGAGACAGAGCCAGAACAGGCCTGGAAACAGGTAAATAAATAATCAGCCAACGCAGGTCGATGGCTATGTACACGAGATAGTGATGAAAATTAAAGTTGGATTTGGATTCGATGTCCATCAGATCAGAGAAGGACATCCATTTATTGTTGGCGGCGTTCAGCTGGAGCATCACGCGGGCGCTTTTGGACATTCGGATGCGGATGTGCTGGTACATGCGATTTGTGATGCCATCTTAGGGGCAGCCAATTTAGAAGATATCGGTTATCACTTTCCGAATACCGATATGCGCTGGAAGGGAATCAGTAGCCTGGTATTATTGAAAGAATGCATGGCTCTGATTCAGGCCAAAGGCTATCGGCTGGGAAATATCGATGCCATGTTGTGCCTCGAAGCACCGAAAATCAAGCCTTATATCCCACAGATGAAAGTGAAGCTGGCAGAAGCAACAGGTCTTGATATCGATGATATTTCAATCAAAGCGACTACCAACGAAACAATGGGGTTTATTGGACGAAAAGAAGGTGTCGTAGCGTATGCAGTTTGCCTCATCGAACGGGTATAGACAACTAGACCAGCAAACATGTGGACTTTTGATTTAATTGTAATACCTTTGTTCTGGTAAAAGCATTGTTTGGCACGTTATCTGATAACGTGGAAATAAAATCATATCGAAGTCTGTAGGAAAGAGTGTAATGTCCGTCTTTGGATATGACAAACACAAATGCCGACAAAGAGAAACAAATGAACGTTCATGCAAGCTCCGATACGACTTCGATAGACCGGAAAAATGGATCATAACGCATCGTATTTTGTCTAGAAAACAACAGCATAATAGCAGACGCTGGGCTTTTCGACTGCAATTGAAAATATACAAAGATGAGTTATAAATAACATCTGAAACTTAAGTAAATAGATGAAGCGAGTATCAAAAAAAAATCAGCTTACTGAAGGCGATATAAAGCGGTATACGTTTAATTTTTGGAAGATTGTCATCGGCATAGTGGCCGTGGGCTTTTTGTTTATATTGAGTGTACGGCTGGGGCTGTTTGGGAAATTACCTTCATTCAGCGATCTGGAGAATCCAAAAAGCAACTTGGCGTCTGAGGTCATCACAGAAGACCGTAAGGTACTGGGGACCTACTACGTGCAGAATCGGTCCAACGTCAAATATAGTGAGCTTTCTCCTTATTTGGTCAAAGCATTGGTATCCACTGAGGATAAACGCTTTTATGATCACTCGGGTATCGATTATTCGCGGACCATTACGGTGATTTTCCATACCTTGACAGGCAACAAGCAGGGGGGGAGTACCATTACCCAACAATTAGCGCTGAACCTCTTTTCGGATGGCCGTCAAAAGAACTTTTTAAAACGGGTGATCCAAAAATTTCAGGAATGGATCACTGCAGTCAGGCTGGAAAGAAATTATACCAAAGATGAAATCATCACCATGTATTTTAATACTGTTGACTTTGGTGCTTATAATACTTACGGAATCAAATCTGCGGCAAGAACGTATTTCAATACTACTCCGGATAAGCTGACAGCGGATCAGGCAGCTTTATTGGTGGGTATGTTAAAAGGCCCCGGGGCTTACTCGCCGGTGAGATATCCGGAGCGCTCAAGAATGCGCCGCAATACGGTCCTGAACAACATGGTGGCCGCCAACTTCATTTCAGCGGAGGAAGCTGCCAAAGCAAAGGAAAAACCGCTTGGATTAGAGCTCAAGATTGCCAACTACGGCGAAGGGCTGGCGCCTTATTTTAGAGCCGTACTGAAGGATGAGATTAAGAAGGAGTTTGCCAAACTGTCGATTACCAAACCGGACGGTACGCCATACGATCTAGACCGAGACGGACTGAAGATCTATACGACCATCAATATGTCTATGCAGCAATATGCAGAGGATGCACAGAAGGAATGGATGAGGCAGCTGCAATCCAAATTCGCCGCGCAGTGGAAAAATCGTGATCCCTTCAAAGGGGATAAAGCGAAGCTGCTGATCAGTGGTATGAAACGCTCTGACCGTTACCGTATATTGAAAGAAGAAGGCTGGAGCGAAGACCAGATCAAAAAGGCCTTCAATGTAAAAGTGCCGATGAATATCTTCACCTGGAGAGGAAGTGTGGACACCCTGATGACGCCTATGGATTCGATCAAGTACAACAAATTGATGCTGCGCAACGCCATGATGTCCATGGAGCCCAAAACCGGCCATATCAAAGCTTGGGTGGGCGGTATTGACTTTGAACATTTTAAATATGACCAGGTGAAAATGGGAACCCGGCAAGTGGGATCTACGGCCAAGCCTTTTACTTACGCTGTAGCTATAGACAATGGTTACTCACCTTGTTATAGCATTCCAAACTACCAGCAGACTTACAATGGCTGGACTCCGAGGGGAAATGCACAGGGTGGAAACCCCATTACCTTGGCCAAAGCACTTGCATATTCGCAAAACTAT from the Sphingobacterium thalpophilum genome contains:
- the ispF gene encoding 2-C-methyl-D-erythritol 2,4-cyclodiphosphate synthase; this translates as MKIKVGFGFDVHQIREGHPFIVGGVQLEHHAGAFGHSDADVLVHAICDAILGAANLEDIGYHFPNTDMRWKGISSLVLLKECMALIQAKGYRLGNIDAMLCLEAPKIKPYIPQMKVKLAEATGLDIDDISIKATTNETMGFIGRKEGVVAYAVCLIERV
- a CDS encoding transglycosylase domain-containing protein, whose translation is MKRVSKKNQLTEGDIKRYTFNFWKIVIGIVAVGFLFILSVRLGLFGKLPSFSDLENPKSNLASEVITEDRKVLGTYYVQNRSNVKYSELSPYLVKALVSTEDKRFYDHSGIDYSRTITVIFHTLTGNKQGGSTITQQLALNLFSDGRQKNFLKRVIQKFQEWITAVRLERNYTKDEIITMYFNTVDFGAYNTYGIKSAARTYFNTTPDKLTADQAALLVGMLKGPGAYSPVRYPERSRMRRNTVLNNMVAANFISAEEAAKAKEKPLGLELKIANYGEGLAPYFRAVLKDEIKKEFAKLSITKPDGTPYDLDRDGLKIYTTINMSMQQYAEDAQKEWMRQLQSKFAAQWKNRDPFKGDKAKLLISGMKRSDRYRILKEEGWSEDQIKKAFNVKVPMNIFTWRGSVDTLMTPMDSIKYNKLMLRNAMMSMEPKTGHIKAWVGGIDFEHFKYDQVKMGTRQVGSTAKPFTYAVAIDNGYSPCYSIPNYQQTYNGWTPRGNAQGGNPITLAKALAYSQNYATAYLIHEVGAAEVAALTKRMGITSDVPNYPSISLGAYEASVFDMVGAYSAFVNQGTWIEPTAILRIEDKNGTPIYDKAPKVVKALNSESAYIIVDMLKKVVSQGTARRIQWKYKLTNPIGGKTGTTNGNADAWFIGVTPELVTGVWTGAEDREISFDRMEYGQGAAAAMPVFAYFMQRVYKDSNLKYTKGDFEQPQGGLTRVIDCNQYWGGGGSDVEDGSTDSSLRDDAKLKDDRLGF